In a single window of the Mesorhizobium shangrilense genome:
- the efp gene encoding elongation factor P: MAKINGNEIRPGNVIEHDGGLWVAVKTNAVKPGKGGAYNQVELKNLLNGTKLNERFRSAETVERVRLEQKDFSYLFEQGDALVFMDTETYEQLELQKEFVGERAAFLQDGMMVTVQLYEEKPIGISLPDQVTLSIVEADPVVRGQTAASSYKPAVLENGIRILVPPFIETGERVLVDTNELTYLRRAD; encoded by the coding sequence ATGGCCAAGATCAACGGCAACGAAATCCGTCCCGGCAACGTCATCGAGCACGATGGCGGCCTCTGGGTCGCGGTGAAGACGAACGCGGTGAAGCCCGGCAAGGGCGGCGCCTACAACCAGGTCGAACTGAAGAATCTCCTCAACGGGACCAAGCTCAACGAGCGCTTCCGCTCGGCAGAGACGGTGGAGCGCGTCCGCCTCGAACAGAAGGATTTCTCCTATCTCTTCGAGCAGGGGGACGCTCTCGTCTTCATGGACACCGAAACCTACGAGCAACTCGAACTGCAGAAGGAATTCGTGGGCGAGCGCGCCGCGTTCCTGCAGGACGGCATGATGGTGACGGTCCAGCTTTACGAGGAGAAGCCGATCGGCATCTCGCTGCCCGACCAGGTGACCCTGTCCATCGTCGAGGCTGATCCCGTCGTAAGGGGCCAGACGGCCGCTTCCTCCTACAAGCCGGCGGTTCTCGAGAACGGCATCCGCATCCTCGTCCCGCCTTTCATCGAAACGGGCGAGCGCGTGCTGGTCGACACCAACGAACTCACCTATCTGCGTCGCGCAGACTAG
- a CDS encoding tetratricopeptide repeat protein produces MLALVGLLSVSSGAASAASNASESPEETRTDAAPLQIDPSRFGAPMEPRDAIGEPPVKILKPRDVTPKADENRPPADAKPHDGLDPQRFGERPGDAAYGAFQRGLYKTAYNLALTRAQNGDPAAQTLVAEILSRGLGMKRDDKSAATWYARAAEQGVPEAQFQYALMLIDGKYVAKDLKAAYALMQAAAEAGNRLAQFNLAQMIVDRETGEVGMTKAVAYYERAASAGLADAQYAMAQVYLNGVGGKKADLREARRWLTLAARQNYDTAQLELGTWLVEGRGGARDLDSGFNWMKRAADSGNVAAQNRLAKLYMAGLGTEPDSILAAAWYILARRAGLIDREMDDFMDGLTDEEKQAALERANRLR; encoded by the coding sequence ATGCTGGCCCTCGTCGGCCTCCTGTCGGTGAGCTCCGGCGCCGCCTCGGCGGCATCAAACGCGTCCGAGAGCCCAGAGGAAACCCGCACGGATGCGGCTCCGCTGCAGATCGATCCCTCCCGCTTCGGCGCGCCCATGGAACCGCGCGACGCGATCGGAGAGCCTCCCGTCAAGATCCTGAAGCCTAGGGACGTGACGCCGAAGGCGGATGAAAATCGACCGCCGGCGGATGCAAAGCCGCACGACGGCCTCGATCCGCAGCGTTTCGGCGAGAGACCCGGCGACGCCGCCTACGGCGCTTTTCAGCGCGGGCTCTACAAGACGGCCTATAATCTGGCGCTGACGCGCGCGCAGAACGGCGACCCGGCCGCCCAGACCCTGGTGGCCGAGATCCTGTCGCGCGGCCTGGGCATGAAGCGCGACGACAAGTCGGCCGCGACCTGGTATGCACGGGCGGCCGAACAGGGCGTCCCCGAGGCGCAGTTCCAGTACGCTCTGATGCTCATCGACGGCAAATATGTCGCCAAGGACCTCAAGGCCGCCTATGCGCTGATGCAGGCCGCCGCGGAGGCGGGCAACCGACTGGCGCAGTTCAACCTCGCTCAGATGATTGTCGACCGCGAGACCGGCGAAGTCGGCATGACGAAGGCCGTGGCCTATTACGAACGCGCTGCAAGCGCCGGCCTCGCCGATGCCCAGTATGCGATGGCGCAGGTCTATCTCAACGGGGTCGGCGGCAAGAAGGCCGACCTCAGGGAAGCGCGCAGATGGCTGACGCTGGCGGCGCGCCAGAACTACGACACGGCGCAGCTCGAGCTCGGCACCTGGCTCGTCGAAGGCCGCGGCGGTGCGAGAGATCTGGATTCCGGCTTCAACTGGATGAAGCGGGCGGCCGACAGCGGCAATGTCGCCGCGCAGAACCGCCTCGCCAAGCTCTACATGGCGGGTCTTGGCACCGAGCCGGATTCCATCCTCGCGGCTGCGTGGTACATCCTTGCGCGCCGCGCAGGCCTTATCGATCGAGAGATGGACGACTTCATGGACGGCCTGACCGACGAGGAGAAGCAGGCGGCGCTGGAGCGGGCCAACCGCCTGCGCTGA
- a CDS encoding thiamine phosphate synthase: MTAADPNRCRIVLIAPAGLSAERFGARLHQAVQGGDVASLMLPANGLDDASFQHFCEHVVPIAHEAGLAVIVEGDTRIAGRVGADGVHLETGVTEIANDIERLQARMMVGVGGAKTRDDALELGELRPDYIFFGRFGYDTRPEPHSRNLALGQWWAEMIEIPCIVMAGSDLDSVIQVAATGAEFVALSNAVFGDGIEPRDAIQRANALLDERAPRFEA, from the coding sequence ATGACTGCTGCTGATCCCAACCGCTGCCGTATTGTCCTGATCGCACCCGCCGGCCTGTCCGCCGAGCGTTTCGGCGCGCGGCTGCACCAGGCGGTTCAGGGCGGCGACGTGGCGTCCCTGATGCTGCCCGCAAACGGCCTCGACGACGCCTCCTTCCAGCACTTCTGTGAGCACGTGGTTCCCATCGCGCACGAAGCCGGCCTCGCCGTGATCGTCGAAGGCGACACACGCATTGCGGGCCGCGTCGGCGCGGATGGCGTACACCTCGAGACCGGCGTCACGGAGATCGCAAACGACATCGAGCGGCTGCAGGCGCGCATGATGGTCGGCGTCGGCGGCGCCAAGACCCGTGACGACGCGCTCGAACTCGGCGAGCTCCGCCCCGACTACATCTTCTTCGGCCGCTTCGGCTACGACACCCGCCCCGAGCCGCATTCCCGCAACCTTGCTCTTGGCCAGTGGTGGGCCGAGATGATCGAGATCCCGTGCATCGTCATGGCCGGCAGCGACCTCGACTCCGTTATCCAGGTCGCGGCCACCGGGGCCGAATTCGTCGCGCTGTCGAACGCCGTTTTCGGCGACGGTATCGAACCGCGCGATGCAATCCAGCGCGCCAACGCGCTGCTTGATGAGCGCGCACCGCGTTTCGAGGCCTGA
- a CDS encoding sulfite exporter TauE/SafE family protein: MPTLLFDPLFYAAAIPAVVLVGLSKGGLGGAMGFAGVPLMALVVSPVQAAAILLPILLLMDLVSLWTWRGVYDRSLLRSMMPGSIVGIGIGWITAAMVTAPMIRFIVGAVAIVFVGRWVFMKIRDRLPQPKKPNLVAASIWGTVTGFTSFVAHVGGPPFQFYALPLRLDPKVLTGTSVIFFAITNAVKLVPYSMLGQFDATNLLAAAVLMPLAPVATLAGAWVVRRLRPETFYNLSYATVGLIAIKLVYDGVIDWLAL; encoded by the coding sequence ATGCCCACCTTGCTTTTCGATCCGCTTTTCTATGCGGCCGCCATTCCCGCTGTCGTGCTCGTGGGCCTGTCAAAGGGCGGCCTCGGCGGCGCGATGGGCTTTGCAGGCGTGCCGTTGATGGCGCTGGTGGTGTCGCCGGTGCAGGCGGCCGCCATTCTGTTGCCGATCCTTCTGCTCATGGACCTGGTCTCCTTGTGGACGTGGCGCGGCGTCTATGATCGCAGCCTGCTCCGCTCGATGATGCCCGGCTCGATTGTGGGCATCGGGATTGGCTGGATCACGGCCGCGATGGTAACCGCGCCGATGATCCGCTTCATCGTCGGAGCGGTGGCGATCGTGTTCGTCGGGCGCTGGGTGTTCATGAAAATCCGCGACAGGCTACCGCAACCGAAGAAGCCCAACCTCGTCGCTGCATCGATCTGGGGCACAGTGACCGGCTTCACCAGTTTCGTGGCCCATGTCGGCGGACCCCCCTTCCAGTTCTATGCGCTGCCGCTCAGGCTCGATCCGAAGGTGCTCACCGGGACCAGCGTGATCTTCTTCGCCATCACGAACGCGGTGAAGCTGGTGCCGTATTCCATGCTCGGCCAGTTCGACGCCACGAACCTGCTTGCCGCCGCGGTGCTGATGCCGCTGGCGCCGGTTGCGACGCTCGCCGGGGCCTGGGTGGTAAGGCGCCTGCGGCCCGAGACCTTCTACAACCTCTCCTACGCGACGGTTGGGTTGATTGCGATAAAGCTCGTCTATGACGGGGTGATCGACTGGCTGGCCCTGTGA
- a CDS encoding acyl-CoA synthetase: MVNPYEENLDKNAANYQPLTPLTYLERAAKTFPDQVAIIHGSSHVSYRDFWRRSLKLASALATRGIGKGDTVTVMLSNTPPMLEAHFGVPMVKAVLHSLNTRLDAAIIAFQLDHADSKVLIVDREFSGVVKEALAIAKAKPLVIDFDDPEYGSDAPYAKGERIGELDYEDFVASGEEDFTWAMPDDEWDAISLNYTSGTTGNPKGVVYHHRGAALMAYTNTIHAGMGKHPVYLWTLPMFHCNGWCFPWTLAVQAGTHVCLRWVRAKAMYDAIADHSVTHLCGAPVVMSSLINAKDEEKREFPQTVTFNTAAAPPPEAVLSGMGDAGFAVTHLYGLTETYGPAVVNEWHSDWDQLDKNARAAKKARQGVRYAALEDLTVMNPETMEKTPADGETIGEVMFRGNIVMKGYLKNEKATDEAFAGGWFHSGDLGVMHADGYIQLKDRSKDIIISGGENISSIEVEDALYKHPAVASCGVVARQDDKWGEVPVAYVELKPGRTATETEIIEHCRTLLARFKCPKAVIFAEIPKTSTGKIQKFRLRDMAKGG, translated from the coding sequence TTGGTCAATCCCTACGAAGAAAACCTCGACAAGAACGCCGCCAACTACCAGCCGCTGACGCCGCTCACCTATCTCGAGCGTGCGGCGAAGACATTCCCGGACCAGGTGGCGATCATCCACGGAAGCAGCCATGTCAGCTACCGCGATTTCTGGCGGCGCTCGCTGAAGCTCGCCTCGGCGCTGGCGACGCGCGGCATCGGCAAGGGCGACACGGTGACGGTGATGCTATCGAACACGCCGCCCATGCTGGAGGCGCATTTCGGCGTGCCCATGGTCAAGGCGGTGCTTCACAGTCTCAACACGCGGCTCGACGCGGCCATCATCGCCTTCCAGCTCGACCACGCGGATTCGAAGGTGCTGATCGTCGACCGCGAATTTTCAGGCGTCGTGAAGGAGGCGCTGGCGATCGCTAAGGCGAAGCCGCTGGTGATCGATTTCGACGATCCCGAGTATGGCTCCGACGCGCCGTATGCGAAGGGTGAGCGGATCGGCGAACTTGACTATGAGGACTTCGTCGCCTCGGGCGAGGAGGACTTCACCTGGGCTATGCCCGACGATGAGTGGGATGCGATCTCGCTGAACTATACGTCCGGCACCACCGGCAATCCCAAGGGTGTCGTCTATCACCATCGCGGCGCCGCGCTGATGGCCTACACGAACACCATCCACGCCGGCATGGGCAAGCATCCGGTCTATCTCTGGACGCTGCCGATGTTCCACTGCAACGGGTGGTGCTTCCCGTGGACGCTGGCCGTGCAGGCCGGCACGCATGTGTGCCTGCGCTGGGTGCGGGCCAAGGCGATGTACGACGCGATCGCGGATCACAGCGTCACGCACCTGTGCGGCGCGCCGGTGGTGATGTCGTCGTTGATCAACGCCAAGGACGAGGAGAAGAGGGAGTTCCCGCAGACGGTGACCTTCAACACGGCGGCCGCGCCGCCGCCGGAGGCGGTGCTGTCGGGGATGGGGGATGCCGGCTTCGCGGTAACGCATCTCTACGGCCTGACGGAAACCTACGGTCCGGCGGTCGTCAACGAATGGCACAGCGACTGGGACCAACTCGACAAGAACGCACGCGCTGCGAAGAAGGCGCGGCAGGGCGTTCGCTATGCCGCACTGGAAGACCTCACCGTCATGAACCCCGAGACGATGGAGAAGACGCCGGCCGATGGCGAGACCATCGGCGAGGTCATGTTCCGCGGCAACATCGTAATGAAGGGCTATTTGAAGAACGAGAAGGCCACGGACGAGGCGTTTGCCGGCGGATGGTTCCATTCGGGCGACCTCGGCGTCATGCATGCGGACGGGTACATCCAGCTCAAGGACCGTTCCAAGGACATCATCATCTCCGGCGGCGAGAATATCTCCTCGATCGAGGTCGAGGATGCGCTCTACAAGCATCCGGCCGTCGCCTCGTGCGGGGTGGTGGCGCGGCAGGACGACAAATGGGGCGAGGTGCCGGTCGCCTATGTCGAACTGAAGCCCGGCCGCACCGCAACCGAGACCGAGATCATCGAGCATTGCCGTACGCTGCTGGCGCGCTTCAAGTGTCCGAAGGCGGTGATCTTCGCCGAGATACCCAAGACGTCCACCGGCAAGATCCAGAAGTTCCGGTTGCGGGACATGGCAAAGGGCGGTTGA
- a CDS encoding DUF1465 family protein, with protein sequence MSAGNTVKLAERRVFSDSFKPLYNEGMGLVEQTAAYLDGPGRAEAKKLSRMAATLYAAESMRLTTRLMQLASWLLLQRAANAGEMTREQVASEKSKVRLDTASASQDVAGWIELPDEFRDLVARSLRLQTRVRHMDDQIYGSGDAPALSLAAHRTNAVSEQIRLLNTAFARG encoded by the coding sequence ATGAGCGCCGGCAACACGGTCAAGCTGGCGGAACGGCGCGTCTTTTCCGATTCCTTCAAGCCGCTCTACAACGAGGGCATGGGTCTGGTGGAGCAGACGGCCGCCTATCTCGACGGTCCGGGCCGCGCCGAGGCGAAGAAGCTGTCGCGCATGGCGGCGACGCTCTATGCGGCGGAGTCGATGCGGCTGACCACGCGGCTGATGCAACTGGCGTCATGGCTGCTGCTGCAGCGGGCGGCCAACGCGGGCGAGATGACGCGCGAGCAGGTCGCTTCCGAAAAGTCCAAGGTGCGTCTGGACACGGCGTCGGCCAGCCAAGACGTCGCCGGCTGGATCGAATTGCCTGACGAGTTTCGTGACCTCGTGGCCCGTTCGCTGCGGCTGCAGACGCGTGTGCGCCATATGGACGACCAGATCTATGGTTCCGGGGACGCGCCGGCGCTGTCGCTGGCTGCCCACCGCACCAATGCGGTGTCGGAACAGATCAGGCTTCTCAACACCGCCTTCGCCCGGGGCTGA
- the ruvC gene encoding crossover junction endodeoxyribonuclease RuvC, translated as MAEAIRIIGIDPGLRQTGWGVVETLGNSLRFIAAGTVSSDGKAELATRLCQLHDGLVEVIDFHQPLEAAVEQTFVNKDAVATLKLGQARGIAMLVPARAGLAVAEYAPNAVKKAVVGVGHGDKRQIHMMVKVLMPKAVFNTEHAADALAIAICHAHHRQSAARLARVG; from the coding sequence ATGGCAGAAGCGATTCGCATCATCGGTATCGATCCCGGACTACGGCAGACCGGATGGGGCGTCGTCGAGACGCTCGGCAACTCGTTGCGCTTCATCGCTGCCGGCACAGTGTCGTCGGATGGCAAGGCGGAACTGGCGACGCGGCTTTGCCAGTTGCACGACGGGCTGGTCGAGGTCATCGACTTCCATCAGCCGCTGGAGGCCGCAGTGGAGCAGACCTTCGTCAATAAAGACGCGGTGGCGACGCTGAAGCTCGGGCAGGCGCGCGGCATCGCGATGCTGGTGCCTGCGCGCGCCGGCCTGGCCGTCGCGGAGTATGCGCCGAATGCGGTGAAGAAGGCGGTCGTCGGCGTCGGCCATGGCGACAAGCGGCAGATCCACATGATGGTGAAGGTGCTGATGCCGAAGGCGGTGTTCAACACGGAGCACGCCGCCGACGCGCTGGCGATCGCCATCTGCCACGCCCATCACCGACAGAGCGCAGCCCGGCTGGCACGGGTGGGCTGA
- a CDS encoding AbrB/MazE/SpoVT family DNA-binding domain-containing protein — MRVTEKGQVTIPKNVRRHLDIRPGSEVEFTFAGDGALLRKVEVSSEERSREVRELLDHIRKHKGSMNLAGMTSDEFYKMLRD; from the coding sequence ATGCGCGTGACGGAAAAAGGCCAGGTGACCATACCGAAGAACGTTCGTCGGCATCTCGATATCCGACCCGGAAGCGAGGTTGAATTCACCTTCGCCGGCGACGGAGCGCTGCTGAGGAAGGTCGAGGTTTCCAGCGAGGAGCGAAGCCGCGAGGTGCGCGAACTCCTTGATCACATACGCAAGCACAAGGGATCGATGAACTTGGCGGGCATGACCTCGGACGAGTTCTACAAGATGCTGCGCGACTGA
- a CDS encoding type II toxin-antitoxin system VapC family toxin, protein MGTLVDTNVLVDLFDVGGQWEEWSVAQIAAAREAGPIVINPLIYAEMAAGYDFESELEASLSPTQFLREDLPWNAAYLAGRAFAVYRRSGGVKRSPLPDFYIGAHALVGGHTLLTRDRGRYASYFPMLRIISPDTHP, encoded by the coding sequence ATGGGAACGCTGGTCGACACCAACGTTCTCGTCGATCTGTTCGACGTCGGGGGACAGTGGGAGGAATGGTCCGTAGCCCAGATAGCGGCGGCCCGCGAGGCAGGACCCATCGTGATCAATCCGCTGATCTATGCGGAAATGGCCGCAGGTTACGACTTCGAATCCGAGCTCGAGGCGAGCCTCTCTCCAACGCAGTTCCTGCGGGAGGATCTGCCGTGGAACGCGGCTTATCTGGCAGGCCGGGCGTTTGCCGTCTATCGCCGGTCGGGAGGCGTCAAGCGGTCTCCCTTGCCCGACTTCTACATAGGCGCCCATGCACTCGTCGGCGGCCATACCTTGTTGACCAGAGACAGAGGCCGCTACGCGTCTTACTTCCCGATGTTGCGGATCATTTCTCCGGACACGCATCCATGA
- the ruvA gene encoding Holliday junction branch migration protein RuvA, giving the protein MIGKLKGVIDEIGEDHCIVDVHGVGYVAHCSTRTLSHLPGEGVAVTLFIETYVREDMIRLYGFESALEREWFRLLMGNVQGVGAKVALAVLSTLSPSDLANAIALRDIAMVSRAPGVGKKVAERIVTELKNKAPAFAGEASGTIGLKQELGEGVAPAPIADAVSALTNLGYSRDIAANAIAAALKTAGEGADSAKLIRLGLKELAR; this is encoded by the coding sequence ATGATCGGCAAGCTGAAGGGCGTGATCGACGAGATCGGCGAGGACCATTGCATCGTCGACGTGCATGGCGTCGGCTACGTCGCCCATTGCTCGACGCGCACGCTGTCGCACCTGCCGGGAGAGGGCGTCGCGGTCACGCTGTTCATCGAGACCTATGTGCGCGAGGACATGATCCGCCTCTACGGCTTCGAGTCGGCGCTCGAGCGCGAATGGTTCCGGCTGTTGATGGGCAACGTCCAGGGGGTCGGCGCCAAGGTGGCGCTGGCGGTGCTGTCGACGCTGTCGCCGTCCGACCTCGCCAACGCCATCGCGCTGCGCGACATCGCCATGGTTTCCCGCGCGCCCGGCGTCGGCAAGAAGGTGGCGGAACGCATCGTCACCGAGCTGAAGAACAAAGCGCCCGCCTTCGCGGGCGAGGCGTCCGGCACGATCGGCCTGAAGCAGGAACTCGGCGAGGGCGTCGCACCCGCGCCGATCGCCGACGCGGTCTCGGCGCTGACCAATCTCGGCTACTCGCGTGACATCGCGGCGAACGCCATCGCCGCGGCGCTGAAGACGGCCGGCGAGGGGGCGGATTCGGCGAAGCTGATACGCCTCGGGCTGAAGGAGCTGGCGCGGTAA
- a CDS encoding AbrB/MazE/SpoVT family DNA-binding domain-containing protein, which yields MATITAKGQITLPKEVRVRHGLKPGDSVEFVEEDGRTYVQPRKIRAIDLAGILGRPPSGESLAIEDFDDAIMDAVAEDWDEFERRNRESET from the coding sequence TTGGCGACGATAACTGCCAAAGGGCAGATCACGCTGCCCAAAGAAGTGCGCGTCCGCCACGGATTAAAGCCCGGCGATTCCGTCGAGTTCGTCGAAGAGGATGGACGGACATATGTCCAACCGCGGAAGATACGGGCGATCGACCTCGCGGGAATTCTTGGAAGGCCGCCGTCGGGCGAAAGCCTGGCGATCGAAGATTTCGACGATGCGATCATGGATGCAGTTGCGGAAGACTGGGACGAGTTCGAGCGACGGAATCGGGAGTCGGAAACTTGA
- a CDS encoding PIN domain-containing protein, protein MDTNVLLRLLIEEDSEQCARSRAFFSQRTARDPAFVSSIVLAELIWHLRRRFRYTNDTILRVLGTMTQSAEFRFEHGDKLRAFLAEQTRTPSDVADAMIAWSSLAANCDQIVTFDKRSAKKIPSMELLA, encoded by the coding sequence GTGGACACGAACGTGCTCCTGCGCCTGCTCATCGAGGAGGATTCCGAACAGTGCGCGCGATCCCGCGCGTTCTTCTCTCAGCGGACCGCCCGCGATCCGGCATTTGTCAGCAGCATCGTTCTCGCGGAACTGATCTGGCACTTGCGGCGCCGCTTTCGGTACACGAACGACACCATCTTGCGGGTGCTGGGGACAATGACGCAAAGCGCGGAGTTTCGGTTCGAGCATGGCGACAAACTGCGGGCATTCCTTGCGGAGCAGACGAGAACGCCATCCGACGTCGCCGACGCGATGATCGCCTGGTCCAGTCTTGCGGCGAACTGCGATCAGATCGTCACTTTCGACAAGCGCTCAGCCAAGAAGATCCCCTCCATGGAGTTGCTTGCGTGA
- the ruvB gene encoding Holliday junction branch migration DNA helicase RuvB: MSLSPRLISSEKRGEDADQTLRPQTLDDFVGQQAARANLKVFIEAAKGRGEALDHVLFVGPPGLGKTTLAQIMAREMGVNFRSTSGPVIAKAGDLAALLTNLEERDVLFIDEIHRLNPAVEEILYPAMEDFQLDLIIGEGPAARSVKIDLARFTLVAATTRLGLLTNPLRDRFGIPVRLNFYTVEELELIVRRGARILGMPLGDDGATEIARRARGTPRIAGRLLRRVRDFATVAGADSVSRKVADEALSRLEVDSLGLDQLDRRYLSMIAQNFGGGPVGVETISAALSEPRDAIEDIIEPYLIQQGFIQRTPRGRVLTANAWRHLGLEAPRDLAQQQFGLFQEE; the protein is encoded by the coding sequence GTGAGCCTTTCCCCGCGCCTCATCTCTTCCGAAAAGCGCGGCGAGGACGCCGACCAGACGCTCAGGCCGCAGACGCTGGACGACTTCGTCGGCCAGCAGGCGGCGCGCGCCAACCTGAAAGTGTTCATCGAGGCGGCCAAGGGCCGCGGCGAGGCGCTCGACCACGTGCTCTTCGTCGGCCCGCCGGGGCTCGGCAAGACGACGCTCGCCCAGATCATGGCGCGCGAGATGGGGGTGAACTTCCGCTCGACCTCCGGCCCGGTGATCGCCAAGGCGGGCGACCTTGCGGCGCTGCTGACCAATCTGGAGGAACGCGACGTCCTCTTCATCGACGAGATCCACCGCCTCAACCCGGCGGTCGAGGAAATCCTCTATCCGGCGATGGAAGATTTTCAGCTCGACCTCATCATCGGCGAGGGGCCGGCGGCGCGCTCGGTGAAGATCGACCTCGCCCGCTTCACGCTGGTGGCCGCGACCACGCGGCTGGGGCTGCTGACCAACCCGCTGCGAGACCGTTTCGGCATTCCGGTGCGGTTGAACTTCTACACGGTCGAGGAACTGGAACTGATCGTACGGCGCGGGGCGCGCATCCTCGGCATGCCGCTTGGCGACGACGGCGCCACCGAGATCGCGCGCCGGGCGCGCGGCACGCCGCGCATTGCCGGGCGCCTGCTCAGACGGGTACGCGACTTCGCGACGGTGGCCGGCGCCGACAGCGTGTCGCGGAAGGTGGCCGACGAGGCGCTGTCCAGGCTGGAGGTGGATTCGCTCGGGCTCGATCAACTCGACCGCCGCTATCTCTCGATGATCGCGCAGAATTTCGGCGGTGGTCCGGTGGGTGTCGAAACCATCTCGGCGGCGCTGTCGGAGCCGCGCGACGCCATTGAGGACATCATCGAGCCCTATCTCATCCAGCAGGGCTTTATCCAGCGCACGCCGCGCGGGCGGGTGCTGACCGCGAACGCCTGGCGGCATCTCGGGCTGGAGGCGCCGCGCGACCTGGCGCAGCAGCAGTTCGGGCTGTTCCAGGAGGAGTGA
- a CDS encoding methyltransferase family protein produces the protein MRILPPILLLIFIVAMVIVDAVAGGPTFAPPPYNLLGIVLMIAGLGIGIPAARHFERVRTNIKTFNEPTVMVTDGMFRWTRNPMYLGMCVLLLGLAILVGTLLPLLLAAAFAVIADRWYVRFEENAMRQKFGAAYDAYASRTRRWL, from the coding sequence ATGAGAATCCTGCCTCCGATACTTCTGCTCATCTTCATCGTGGCGATGGTGATCGTCGACGCGGTGGCCGGGGGACCGACCTTCGCGCCGCCGCCCTACAACCTTCTCGGCATCGTCCTGATGATCGCCGGTCTGGGCATCGGCATCCCTGCCGCCCGGCATTTCGAACGGGTCAGGACCAACATCAAGACATTCAACGAGCCGACCGTGATGGTCACCGATGGCATGTTCCGTTGGACGCGCAACCCGATGTATCTCGGCATGTGCGTCCTGCTCCTGGGCCTGGCGATCCTGGTCGGCACGCTGCTTCCGCTCCTCCTCGCCGCCGCCTTCGCGGTCATCGCCGACCGCTGGTACGTGCGCTTCGAGGAGAATGCGATGCGCCAGAAATTCGGCGCCGCCTACGACGCCTATGCGAGCCGGACCCGCCGCTGGCTCTAA